In bacterium, a single genomic region encodes these proteins:
- a CDS encoding DUF2190 family protein encodes MTVRLRERLLNTDTFTVGSADIARGKCVVLDSGVLTVSGANSAKFAGILAETGFAGREARVAQGGSTVLAVAAGSGIAEGDWLLSDSQGRVTTAAAASQGTAQHFVGYALRASSAADQLIPVVVWPVRVDNPAAV; translated from the coding sequence ATGACTGTGAGGCTGAGAGAGAGACTGCTCAACACCGACACTTTCACCGTGGGCAGCGCGGATATCGCCCGCGGCAAATGCGTGGTCCTGGACAGCGGCGTGCTCACTGTGAGCGGGGCCAATTCGGCCAAATTCGCCGGTATCCTGGCCGAAACCGGGTTCGCCGGACGCGAGGCCCGGGTGGCCCAGGGCGGCAGCACCGTGCTGGCCGTGGCCGCGGGCAGCGGGATCGCCGAGGGCGACTGGCTGCTCAGCGACAGCCAGGGACGGGTCACCACCGCCGCCGCGGCCAGCCAGGGCACGGCCCAGCATTTCGTGGGCTACGCCCTGCGCGCCTCCAGCGCCGCCGATCAGCTGATCCCGGTGGTGGTATGGCCGGTTCGCGTGGATAACCCGGCCGCTGTCTGA